Proteins encoded together in one Triticum dicoccoides isolate Atlit2015 ecotype Zavitan chromosome 7B, WEW_v2.0, whole genome shotgun sequence window:
- the LOC119340825 gene encoding uncharacterized protein LOC119340825: MGGEATGGATPRATPRVCPRGTTEAAAAPCLPAAARAGIGGRFWALMESDNEDDAGDGDMAIRSPLSPTPSSLIGDLFHAGYDEDAVANNVDTVVPVEDPARVGLHPDERREVVRRVVHRRNAASTVRPWKGPIPKVLFRTTALIRSWSPLTQTEAREHLVTGSVRWEMVARDIFNRFGWQSCNRIGI; the protein is encoded by the exons ATGGGGGGCGAGGCGACTGGGGGGGCGACTCCCCGGGCGACTCCCAGGGTGTGTCCCCGGGGGACCACGGAGGCCGCCGCCGCGCCATGCCTCcccgcggcggctcgggcgggtATTGGCGGCCGGTTTTGGGCCCTGATGGAGTCAGACAACGAGGACGACGCCGGAGATGGAGACATGGCGATACGTTCGCCGTTGTCACCTACGCCTAGTTCTTTGATAGGCGATCTATTTCATGCAGGTTATGATGAAGATGCGGTCGCCAATAACGTAGACACGGTGGTGCCGGTGGAAGATCCGGCGCGGGTGGGGCTTCACCCGGACGAGAGGAGGGAAGTGGTACGACGTGTCGTTCATCGGAGAAATGCGGCATCGACGGTCAGGCCATGGAAGGGCCCTATACCCAAG gttttattccggacTACGGCACTGATTCGTTCGTGGTCGCCactcacccagacggaggccagggagcatttggttactgggtctgtccgctgggagatggtagctcgggatatcttcaaccggtttggatggcagtcatgtaataggataggcatttag